TGGGCCCAGGCCCCCAGACTCAAAACTCAGTGACCACCTGGCCCTCTCTCTCTGGTTTCAGGTATAACGTCGAGGTCAAGCACATTAAAATCATGACATCAGAAGGCCTGTATCGAATCACAGAGAAGAAGGCTTTCCGGGGGCTTACGGTAAGGGCCAGCCTGCCCACACCTAGCTCCCGTGGCCCACGTAAGGCCCTCCTGGAGCTCCATCTTAGGAACCTCTTTCCCACGTTCATAGCGGTCCCACTAAGAGCACTATGGAGCAATTGTCCTTACATTCTTTCCTTGAATgaccaacaacaacagtaataataatgaataACAGCAGTGAGCATTTACAGAGTATTTACTGAGGGTCACACATGTTATAGATAAGACTCACCTTACCTCCGagttccatttcacagatgggtaaAACTCACCTTACCTCCGAGTTCCATTTCACAGATAGGTTTAGCCCTATCCAGTGTCACAGAATAGCAGAGCCTGTATTCTGTTGGACTTCAAGACTTAGCTTGGCCTGATTTGTCTAATGACCATTTCACTGAGAATTGGAATGACTTTTGAGTGTTTTTGCTTCTGTTTGGTGCCCTGTAATTTTTGGCCATATTTTAGGCATTTTAAGCTTAAGATCTAGGTCTAAGGaagggagtctctgggtagcgcaatggttaagtgctgggctactgactgaaacattggcagtttgaacctatccagaggtgcctcagaagaatggcctggcaatctgcttctgaaaggtcacagccatggaaactgtatggagcacagttctaccctgaagtatttggggtcagaatcaactccaggaaaactggtttggtttggcctAAAGCAGGGCTTCTTACCTGTGTATGCTCAAGGGGCTGAGTCCTCCAAAAGCAAAGCTCGAATTTTCCACATATCTATATTTTTTGGGTGGGGGAAAGTGTGTGTCTTAGATTTCACTTGATCTTCAAAGGGATCCTTGACCCCCCAAAAGATTAGGGACTGTTAATTCATTCCACAAATGCTTTTCTCTCCccaaatttttatttctgaagTATTTCCGAAAAGTTGCTAGAATTGTGTAAGAAACCTCTGTGAGCCTTTTACCTAGATTTACTAAGTGTAAATATTCTGCCTCTTTCGCtttatttctttctgtctctctccccccgccccacactCATACATTAATTTTAAACTATTTAAGAGTAAGATGGAGATATCATGATCTTACATCCTTAAATACTTCCTTGTGAATATCCTAATAGCAAAGACATCCTCTTACCTCACCACAGTATAATTATGACATTCAGGaagcttaaaaataatttatcttacttattttgttgttgaaaatatatacagcagaacatacaccaattcaacaattgctacatgtacaattcagtgatattgagtacatttttcaagttgtgctaccacgttctcaccctccttttctgaactgttcctcccccgttaacataaactcaccgccccctaagcttcctgtctgacctttcgagttgctgttgtcaattctaTCCCATATATAGTTCTTCAAAAGAGTacgatgttcaaggcagacatcctTTACTATTAAtgaaactattgcttggtttaaagaagacttcaggagatattttttggtttaaggtttaaagttcaTCTCAAGGTAATTGTTTTGGGGGTTCATTTAGCttccagtggctccagaaagtctggattccatgaggatttggaatttggttcctcattttcttcccttttgatcaggactcttctgtagaatctttgatcaaaatgttcactcTCAGGAAGtttaacattgatgcaaaaatgtTATCTCATATACAGTCCCTGTCCCAAATTCCTCGATTGTCCcaattatattttttatagttGTTCCCCCCCCCAAACCTAAGCAGGGatcacacattgcatttagtttttattttcttagtcTCCTTTAGTTTGCAATAATTCCCTagtcttttacttatttatttttttggtctttcatgatattggcaTTTTTGGAGTCTAGAATTCCAAAACAGAAGACATTTTGTTTTGCGGaatgtttggtgctgttgagccagttctgattcatagcgatcctatgtacgacagaaggaaacactacctggtcctgcgccatcctcacaatcattgttatgcttgagcccattgttgcagccaatgtgtcagtccatctccttgagagtcttcctgttttttgatgactctctactttaccaagcatgatgtccttctctagggactgatgcctcctgataacatgtccaatgtatgtgagacgtagtctcgccatccttgcttctaaggagcattctggctgtacttcttctaagacagatttgttcattcttttggcagtccatggtatatttaatgttctttcccaagactgtaattcaaaggcgtgacttctttggtcttccttattcattgtccagctttcagatgcatactCAGTGTTAGAATAAGCTTAGACATTTGTAGAAGAAATATATTCATAAGGGCAACAaatctgggatttgaactcagaaagTCTTACTACAAAGACCAGCTCTTAGCTTCTATGCTGTTCTGCCTCCCCTGGGGTTGAATCCAAGAactgcctcttttcagctgtgggACCCTGGACAAGGGGCTtgacttctctgtgcttcagtttctccgTTTGGAAAATAGAAGAATCATGAATGTATTCACCTGTTAGGATTACTGGGAGATTTTGATGATGCCTGGTGTGCACACTGGCCAGAACTTTGCTGtagttgttaactgctgttgagttggcccctgacttgtggtgaccccatgcacaatgaaaggaaatactgcccagtcctgctccagccccatgatcagacccttgtgatccatggggttctcactgtttgtttttcagaagtagatcaccgcacctttcttcctagtccgtcttggtctggaagctccactgaaaccttttcagcatcctagcaatatGCAAGCATCTACTTATTATGGCTGTGCAGTAGATGCACAATAGAAAGCATTTGGGATTATTATGAATTTTCAAAATAAGGCACTTGATGCCCACAGGGGAGTAGAGTTTGGTGAACTGATCATTCAGCAAGTTGATTATTCAGTAAATTTATCTTGAATTGAATTGGCAATTAGGAGAACTGGTTTCAGGCATGTGGTCTGATCCCCATAAAATGGTCTTGGCTGCTCAGAAAGGGAATGAGCTCCCCATCACGGGGAGCATTCAAAGAGTCACTCATCAGGGAGGCCAGAGAAGGGCTTACTCCATGTGAGGAGTTAAATATATGGAGCCTCTTCCCAGCTCTGGACCCCTCCCCCGTGGACTGGCCCACTGGGATGGACTGGCCCAGGTTGGTAGGAAAACATCTGCATCTGATATACTGTCCCTCTTCCAGGAGCTGGTGGAGTTTTACCAGCAGAATTCCCTGAAGGATTGCTTCAAGTCTCTGGACACCACCTTGCAGTTCCCCTTTAAGGAGCCCGAGAGGAGAGCCATCAGCAAACCCCCAGGTAGGAGGTTCTACTGTGGAGGGAAGTTTGGGACGCCAGGGGCAGCTCTTAGGCTGGGCAGGCAGTCAGAAGCCAAACCTGTGCCACGGCGGGAACTCCCCGCACTGTTGCCTGGCCTTTTGCTCCGGATGGATTTGCATATTGATTTCCTTGTTGGAAGGTGGGACAAGAGTTGTCTCTCTAGTTGGGCAGACGAGAACACTAGGAACCCAAAGGGGGCTCCACCTGAATATTttaagcacacacacagacacacagacacacacagacacacacacatacggagccctggtggtgcagtggttaaagcactcagctgcgaaccaaaaggttggtggtttgaacccaccagctgctctgaggaagaaagatgtggcagtctgcttctgtagggatttacaacctcagaaaccctatagggtctctatgagttggaatcaacttggtggcagtaggtttggtttttatatatagagaatatatatataatatattaaaaaaacaaaaaaccaaacctgttgccgttgagttgattctgacttacagcaaccctttaagatggagtggaactgtcccgtagggtttctgtgcagcacctggtggattccaactgtcgaccttttggttagcagcccgggctcttaactactgcaccaccagggctcctacgtaATACAGAAATAGGTGTAGGTATAGGTGTACGGTcatacaaacccgttgccgtcgagtcgattctgacttgtagtgacccaataggacagagtagaactgccccatagagtttccaaggaacgcctggtggattcgaactgccgacgttttggttagcagctgtagcacttaaccactacgccaccagggtttccataacccaCTATAGGGCttctatatataatatatataatttatatatattatatatagaatccctgggtggcccaaagggTTAACACTCGACtcatagccaaaagtttggtggttcgaacctacccagaggtgccttggaagaaagatctggcaatctacttccaaaaggtcacagccttgaaaaacctgaggagcagttctgctcagcactcatggggtcgctgtgagtcagaatcaacttcaatATTGAGGATTAATTGGCATGTGTAACCTTCTCCCACAATAAGGCAAGACTTTTAGTGTACTTTTACCTTCTCTTTGCTTTGCACATCTCACCCACTaggtttgttgaaatatctgaaATGTTGGATATAGTTTGCTGTTGACTAAAACAGTTATGACATACACTTTAAGAATCATTCCTAACAATTTTAACATTGGAAGTACAATCTCCACAATTATTTAGACTCCAACTAAATTCCTtgttttctatgtttttctctatttttaattccttattctgattcatttttcattttgctaGAGTGTATTCTGGAGTAAGTTTTTCGGAAAAGCCACATGGGTAGTATAAAACTTCTGAATTCTTATATgtccaaaatttttttaaagagagatttaaaaatcaattattgATGAATATTATATTATTGAAAAAACAATATCAAAATCACATCAGGACTCCAACAGAAAAATTGTTTCTATTCTCATCACACAATCAAAGAAATGTTTTCATCTCTTTCTGCGTGTTATTTGTCCTTGGGTATATATGGACATTCAGTTTTAGCATATttatagaaataccacagattgGTTTTACATTCTACAGTTTTACTAAATACTGTACTACAAAGtatttttgatgtcttttttcccccttatttcccccactttccctctctttttcattgtttccaGGGTAGTGTGATTGGTTTGTGCTAGACTGCTAATTTAAAGGTTGATGATTCGAATGCACCCATTTgtgttgtggaagaaaggcctggcgacctgcttctgtaaagattatagccatgaaaaccctatagagcacagttctactctgtaacacacggggttccccataagtcagaatcaactcacagcagtgggtttggttttttgggtttgtccTCTCCAAGGTAATATTAACCAATTAGAATGAatttttccacattttcttcttgtttctttttatataaatatgtaaagccatttaaaaaatttataaatggctttattttctaaatttgaatGCTGGCTTGGCACAGTTTTGTGCCTTTGGAACAGAGGGCCCTCAACACTTTGCACAAAGAAGCAGTGAGGGATTCTTTATCCTGGAGTTACCCTTCTGAGAACACTGCCCCCAGAGGGTGAGTGTCTGCCCTAGCCCTTTTCCCCACTTCTGTTCTCTCTTCCACAGCTGGAAGCATCAAGTATTTTGGCACAGCCAAAGCCCGCTATGACTTCTGTGCCCGGGACCGATCAGAGCTGTCCCTCAAGGAGGGTGACATCATCAAGATCCTTAACAAGAAGGGACAGCAAGGCTGGTGGCGAGGGGAGATCTATGGCCGGGTgaggcagggcagggctgggaaGCCCAGGCAAGGGTGTGGGGGGGACCTGGAATTGCGGAATGGAGAAGTAGGAACTGACCTGCGTGgagttttccctccctcccttccttccttccttccatccatccatccgtccatccatccatccacctatctgttcttgcatccacccatccatccgtccacccatccacccacccacccacccatccacccatccacccacccatccacccatccacccacccacccactaaaTTATGCATCCATCCAATACGTATTTATTAAGTATCTACCGTGTgcttgggtggcacagtggttaagcaggtggctgctaactgaaaggtggatggtttgaacccaccagccactgcacgggagaaagatgtgtcagtctgcttctgtaaagattacagccttgacaaccctatgggacagttctactctgtcctgtagggtcgctgtgagttgaaatcaacttgacagcagtgggtttggtttttttaaagtgtgccaggcactgctctaggcTCTTGGGATTCAGGAGTGAGTAAGACAGGCAAAATTCCCTGCCCTTGTGGAAGTCATGTTGTAGTGTGGGAGACAGACAACAAACATAATAATAGATAAATATGTAGTCAGTCAGATGGTGATAAATGCTGTGGAAGAAGTTAAAGGAGGAAAAGGGAATAGGAGTGTTGGGTTGCGTGGGGCTTGGAATTTTAAACAGGGTGGTTGGGAAGGCCTTACTAATAAGATGCTATATGAATAGAAGAGACATGTAGGAGGCGAGGGAGTCAGACGTGTGTGTAATGTAGAGGAGGAACATTCCTGGCAGAAGGAACGGCAGGtgaaaaggccctgaggtgggagcctGCCTGGTGTGTCGAGGAACAGCAGGAGATGTGTGCAGATGCTGCCCtgaccatttcttcatcttttcccAGATTGGCTGGTTCCCTTCCAACTACGTGGAGGAAGATTACTCTGAATACTGCTGAGCCCTGGCGCACTGGCAGAGAGATGAGAGACTTCGGGTTCTGAGCCCAGGATGGGCAGGCAGTGGGGCCAGGGGCTATGACAGGTCTCGGTGGGCCTGGGATGGACTGTGGAAGGCCAGAGTTCAGCTGGCCGGGCTCCCAGAGCCTCGGTTAATTTATAACACACTGGTGTCTCTTGGGTCCCGTCAACAAGATGGGGCTCAAGGAAACCACTCTTTAATAAAGTGATGAATGGATGGAATGGTGTCGTTCAGAAGGACCCAGAAGGGGAAACAAGAGGAGGGGTACTGGAGCACACAAACAGAAGCCCACTCACCAACTCCTACCTTTCGTCTTTTTTTATTCCTCGAAAGGGTTTAATAAAGAACAATTTGGGCAGAACACGAACTATCATAGTTCAGAACAAGGAAACAAGGTTGATACTGAAGACAGATGCCAGTAAACCTCAGGGCTGTTTCTTGGTGAGGACTTCTCAAGGGCCACAGCAGTCGGCTTCTTCAGCACTCCATTCTATTGTCATCTAGCTTTCAGGACGTCCTTCTTGGCTCCTGGCTTTCTCTGCTTCCCTGACCAGCCTGTCTGCCCTCAAGGGCACAGCCAGtctctttcttgctttcttcactttcCAAGTCTGTATCCTAATATCTGCATAAGTTACCTGTGGTCcatggaggggaggggggagacaAAGACCCACCCCTGGGATGATCTCTGCCATATTTGAAGACTGGACAGGGGTGGGCTCAGGGCAGGTGTGTGGACCCTCAGCCCCAGCACAGTCCAGGGACTCCACTGGACCACCCGGTGCAattgtttttaatacattttcaaaatccaaagtatttaagatctCCCCTACACTGTTGCATGCCTGGAGCCCCTGCAGCCTCCTGTATGCACGCACTTGCTGGGGCTCCTCCAGCTTCTCCTCCCAAGGTCTGCGCCTGACCTCATTGCCTGGGTGGGATGTGACTCTAGTAACAGGCCTCGGGAATATACAGCTGGTCATCCTCTGAGGGAGGTCAGAGCCTAATCCAGGTTTGGGCTTGGCCTTTGATATGCGCTCTCGTCGTTTCTTCTGTGAAGGCTGGGCCATCATATTTCTTTTGAGTCTCGCCAGAAAAGGCCGGCTCAGAAAACAGGTTGATGGAGGTTCACTCATGGTCTCAGAGCTGTCCTGCTGACTGAACTCCTGGGATTCTGAGAGCCCGTCTCTTGCTGGAAAATCCCTACCTCTCATCTTTGTCACCTTTCCCTCCCATTGACAATAACACCCAAAGGTGGAAATGGAATCTCATGTAGCAGGGAAGAATTTCATGCTCGCCGATTCAGGATTGCAAAAATGTTAACTCTCTTAGTTTGTTTTTTCTACAACAGAACTTAATTACTGTTTTGATACCTTCCCCAATCCTTGTCTCTGGGTGAATGACCTACCTAgcggcaccctggaagaaaggcctggcgatctgcttccataaagattgttcttagttgccatcgagtcgattccagctcatggtgacccaaagtgtgtggagtagaattgctccatagggttttcaaggccgcgaccttttggaagcagattgccaggccttacttccctGGCGCCTGTGGATGGATTTggactggcgaccttttggttaacagtccagtgcttaaccatttctgccacccagggacctgtaaaGATTGCACcccaaaaaaccctgtggagcagttctaccagcctgtaacacatggagttgccatgagttgaaatggactcgacagcagtgggcttttaaTCTTGCTAAGTGGTAGAAATTTTATCTCAGTTGAATTTGGTCTCTTCATTCAACTCTACCCAAGATCATGTTTAAGCTCCAGAGGCCTTGGCACTGGGTGTTGGAGAGACAGCTGGTCCTTGGCTGTTATAATCTGTCACACTTTTCACCTGCTAAAACGGGATTGCTTCTGCTTGGCCGTTGGTCTCTCCACACTGTTTACGTCCCTCTTGGCTCATGCAAGACATCTGACTGTTTTTCCTTAAATCCTGAGTCACGTGAGTGGGAAAACTAGACAACCCGGTCTATCTGGGGTGGTCCTGGTGGCTGTAGTTATTAATAGTGATTCTTATCATGCTCCAAAGTGTCCTTATTTGGGTCACAAATTATATGACCACTGTCTTAGATTGGTGTCTTAGTTTCTATAACAagataacacaagtgggtggttttaaagaacagttcattttctcacaggactccctgggtggtacaaatgattaatgcgctccactgctaactaaaaggttggcagttccagtccacccagaggcacctcaggagaaaagcctggtgatctacttccaaaaggtcataactttgaaaatcccatggagcacagttctactttgacaaacGTGAGGGTGCCTTGTGTTGGACTCGactcaactgtttttttttttttttctcaggattctggaggttagaagtccaaatcagggttgattccttccatttctcctgttataaggattgaattgtgtccccaaaaggaTATGTTGAGGTCCTACCCCCTGTACTTTTGAACAGTGACCCTGTCTGGGGATATAGGGCTTTTCTTTGCAGGTGTCATCAGTTCAGTTGACTacatcataccagagtaggacgGCTCCTAATCCTATTTgactggtgtcttataaaaagagaggACAGACGTGGAAACGGTCACACACCGGGGAAGACACTACTTGAAAAtctgtctacaagcaaaggaacgccaaggatcacCTCAGCATTTCCTGTCCAACTCTTCTCCTCCACTTTGCAGAACCCTGCTATTTTTTGTTGCAGGAACAGCTGGCTCAGACTGATAAAAGTTCTTCCATCTCATTATTTGTGGATTCTATATTTGCAAATTTGCCTACTTGCTAACATTTTTTCATAACCCCCCAATCAACACTTGTGGTGTTTTAGCAGTCATTTACAGATATGTGCATGCTAGGAGGAGTGAAGAGAGAGAATTtctgactcgcagcaaccctataggataattagaactgccccattgggtttccaaggctgtaaatctttttatttccagcttttctttttttttaattgtgctttaggtgaaagtttacagctcaagttaatttctcatacaaaaatttatacacatattttattattacatgacattagttgcaatccccacagtgtgatgacacactccccctttccaccctgggtttcctgtgtccatccaaccagctcctgtccctgccttctcatcctgcctccagacaggagtcccCGTTTGGTCTTGTGCATcttcttgaactaagaagcacgcttcTCACGagtactattttttgttttatagtccagtctaatctttgtctgaagagtgggctttgggaatgattttaattctgggttaacacagtgtctgggggccatggcttcaggaattcttccagtctcactcagaccattaagtctgttcttattacttgaatttgagttctgctccacacttttctcccgctgtgtccaggactctctgtcgtgttccctgtcagggcagtcattggtggtagccaggcaccatctagttcttctggtctcagactggtggagtctctggtttatgtggtcctctAGTCTCTTGgggtaatattttctttgtgtctttggttttcttcattctcctttgaggaT
This DNA window, taken from Elephas maximus indicus isolate mEleMax1 chromosome 3, mEleMax1 primary haplotype, whole genome shotgun sequence, encodes the following:
- the LOC126072017 gene encoding methyl-CpG-binding domain protein 3-like 2B — protein: MSEPPSTCFLSRPFLARLKRNMMAQPSQKKRRERISKAKPKPGLGSDLPQRMTSCIFPRPVTRVTSHPGNEVRRRPWEEKLEEPQQVRAYRRLQGLQACNSVGEILNTLDFENVLKTIAPGGPVESLDCAGAEGPHTCPEPTPVQSSNMAEIIPGVGLCLPPPLHGPQVTYADIRIQTWKVKKARKRLAVPLRADRLVREAEKARSQEGRPES